One stretch of Shewanella sp. Arc9-LZ DNA includes these proteins:
- a CDS encoding cystathionine beta-lyase, with protein MSKDDKLATQIVSVGRDKKFTKGIINPPVFRASTVVFDTMDEMRFAIKNKTNGEMFYGRRGTPTHFSFQQAICELEGGAGTALYPSGAGAISSALLSFLKSGDHLLMVDTAYEPTRDLCNKMLAGFGIETTYYDPMIGVGIRELIRPNTKVLFLESPGSITMEVQDVPSLCRIAHEHDVIVMLDNTWASPINSRPFDMGVDISIQAATKYIVGHSDVMMGTATANEQHWEQLRENSYLMGQTTSPDDVYLAARGLRTLGVRMAQHNKNALKVANWLATRAEVDHVRHPAFDTCPGHEFFKRDFSGGNGLFSFVLKQGDLASVTAFVENMDHFKMGFSWGGFESLILGVFGINNIRTATQWDSSKPLIRLHIGLEDADDLIADLDAAFSRYNAILQK; from the coding sequence ATGAGCAAAGACGATAAACTGGCCACCCAAATTGTTAGCGTTGGCCGCGACAAAAAGTTCACTAAAGGCATTATTAATCCGCCAGTATTTAGAGCCTCTACCGTGGTGTTCGACACCATGGATGAGATGCGTTTTGCGATTAAAAACAAAACCAACGGTGAAATGTTTTACGGTCGTCGCGGCACCCCAACCCATTTTTCATTTCAACAAGCCATATGCGAACTTGAAGGTGGCGCTGGCACGGCGTTATACCCTTCTGGTGCGGGCGCGATCAGCAGCGCTTTGTTATCATTTTTAAAAAGTGGCGACCATTTATTAATGGTCGACACAGCCTATGAACCAACCCGCGATTTATGCAATAAAATGCTCGCGGGCTTTGGTATCGAAACCACCTATTACGACCCAATGATTGGCGTAGGCATTCGTGAGTTAATTCGTCCTAACACCAAGGTATTATTTTTAGAATCACCAGGTTCTATCACCATGGAAGTGCAGGATGTACCATCGCTTTGCCGTATCGCTCACGAACATGATGTCATTGTAATGCTGGATAATACCTGGGCTTCACCGATTAATTCTCGCCCATTTGATATGGGGGTCGACATCTCTATTCAAGCTGCCACCAAATACATTGTCGGCCATTCTGATGTGATGATGGGTACGGCTACTGCCAATGAACAACATTGGGAACAACTGCGCGAAAATAGTTACTTAATGGGCCAAACCACCTCGCCTGATGACGTTTATTTAGCCGCGCGAGGCTTACGTACCTTAGGGGTACGTATGGCACAGCATAATAAAAATGCCTTAAAAGTGGCTAATTGGTTGGCGACTCGTGCAGAAGTGGATCATGTCCGTCATCCGGCGTTCGATACTTGCCCTGGTCACGAGTTTTTTAAGCGCGACTTTAGCGGCGGTAATGGTTTATTCTCGTTTGTACTCAAGCAAGGCGACTTAGCGTCAGTCACTGCTTTTGTTGAAAACATGGACCATTTTAAAATGGGCTTTTCATGGGGCGGTTTCGAAAGCTTAATTTTAGGGGTATTCGGTATTAACAATATCCGTACCGCTACTCAATGGGACAGCAGCAAACCATTAATACGCTTACATATTGGACTTGAAGATGCCGACGATTTAATTGCCGATCTCGATGCGGCATTTAGCCGATATAATGCAATACTACAAAAGTAG
- the pdsS gene encoding proteobacterial dedicated sortase system histidine kinase: MNLPIGLRAKVVILSLFLLCLPWLGYEYVWEMEKYLRYGQEKTLEGTTQALATALHERPKLFDNQASFLNQVEKGRDLYAYPLAGPIQLDGKLSDWDLYQHRTLNYSDKHVIYQRSETEPIDISFSHMVGKYGGYLYGFFNVNDPNLIFRNRKSLRIDRNDHLVMATQSPDGMFRRYIIANTQSGWLSAFELPADPSQSMPVTPEVRIQGQWLKTDKGYNIEFRLPLEMVGSKLGFAIHNVNDTKTRQLVNVIGTSATDSVASLGTVLVPSPEIENIIKGMSHNSSRIWVVDNHGRVLAKSGDIRSSSNTWADDIEVNQPESFWLHFKQQYILPLYYKILTRPPQDFIDSLQDSTELTGSHIEKALSGKQGSTWRLTPDNKAVVLAAASPIWIDDKVMGVVIAEETTHGIRSLRNRALEKLFNVILTIMSMGTLALFIFASSISSRIRRLRDQAELAIDSQGRVRQQIVASKNRDEIGDLSRSFSSIVSRLGQYTHYLENMSSRLSHELRTPVAVVRSSLEHLGLQQLDEQSQKYVSRAQEGVSRLHLILNNLSEATRLEASLTQAESCRFSLKKVISGCMQGYQMTYPDQLFSIHIEDKAMSCDGVPEYIAQLMDKLINNAIEFHQPDSAITVSLTQYHKQAILKVSNIGPLLPKDMNSQIFESMVSIRPQGINGKPHLGLGLYIARLVTDFHHGSIKATNIIENDIEGVEICLTLPLSDEK, encoded by the coding sequence ATGAATTTACCGATAGGGCTGCGTGCCAAGGTCGTCATTTTGTCGCTGTTTTTACTCTGCCTACCATGGCTTGGGTATGAATATGTGTGGGAAATGGAAAAGTACCTGCGTTATGGCCAAGAAAAAACCCTTGAAGGCACCACTCAAGCGCTTGCTACGGCGCTACATGAGCGACCAAAATTATTTGATAACCAAGCCAGCTTTTTAAACCAAGTTGAAAAAGGCCGCGACTTATACGCCTACCCGTTAGCTGGGCCCATTCAACTCGACGGTAAACTGAGTGACTGGGACTTATACCAACATCGCACCCTCAACTATTCAGACAAACATGTTATTTATCAGCGCAGCGAAACTGAGCCAATCGATATTAGCTTTAGTCATATGGTGGGCAAATACGGCGGCTATTTATACGGCTTTTTCAACGTCAATGACCCGAACCTGATTTTTCGTAACCGTAAAAGCTTACGCATTGATAGAAACGATCACTTAGTCATGGCAACTCAATCGCCCGATGGCATGTTCAGGCGTTATATTATTGCCAATACCCAAAGTGGTTGGCTTAGTGCGTTTGAATTACCCGCCGACCCCAGCCAATCGATGCCCGTTACCCCAGAAGTGCGCATTCAAGGCCAGTGGTTAAAAACCGACAAGGGATACAATATTGAGTTTAGACTGCCACTCGAAATGGTAGGCAGCAAATTAGGTTTTGCGATTCATAATGTAAACGATACAAAAACACGTCAATTAGTGAATGTTATTGGTACCTCTGCCACCGACTCAGTAGCCAGTTTAGGCACGGTATTAGTGCCCTCGCCTGAAATTGAAAATATCATTAAAGGCATGAGCCACAACAGCTCACGTATTTGGGTCGTCGATAATCATGGCCGCGTACTGGCAAAATCGGGTGATATTCGTTCATCGTCCAACACCTGGGCAGATGATATCGAGGTCAATCAACCTGAGTCGTTTTGGCTGCACTTTAAGCAGCAATATATTCTGCCGTTATACTACAAAATATTAACTCGTCCGCCACAAGACTTTATCGATTCACTGCAAGACTCAACTGAACTCACTGGCAGCCATATTGAAAAAGCCTTAAGCGGCAAACAAGGCTCTACATGGCGCTTAACGCCAGACAACAAAGCCGTAGTATTAGCCGCAGCAAGCCCAATTTGGATTGACGATAAAGTCATGGGAGTCGTTATTGCAGAAGAAACCACTCACGGCATTCGCAGCCTGCGTAACCGCGCCCTGGAAAAACTGTTTAACGTCATATTAACTATTATGAGCATGGGCACATTAGCCTTGTTTATTTTTGCCTCGAGTATTTCAAGCCGCATTCGCCGTTTACGTGATCAGGCTGAACTCGCCATCGACAGCCAGGGCCGAGTAAGACAGCAGATTGTGGCATCAAAAAATCGAGATGAAATCGGTGATTTGTCACGCAGCTTTTCAAGTATTGTCAGCCGCCTTGGGCAATACACTCATTATTTAGAAAATATGTCGTCGCGTTTATCGCACGAACTTCGTACCCCTGTTGCCGTGGTGCGCAGCTCACTTGAACACTTAGGCTTGCAACAACTGGACGAGCAATCACAAAAATATGTTAGCCGTGCCCAAGAAGGTGTCAGCCGCCTACACCTTATTTTAAATAACTTAAGCGAAGCAACTCGCTTGGAAGCCAGTTTAACCCAAGCTGAAAGCTGTCGTTTTTCATTAAAGAAAGTGATTAGCGGTTGTATGCAAGGCTATCAAATGACTTATCCAGACCAGCTCTTTAGCATCCACATTGAAGATAAAGCCATGTCTTGTGACGGTGTACCGGAATACATCGCGCAATTAATGGATAAACTGATCAACAACGCCATTGAATTTCATCAGCCCGATAGCGCCATCACCGTCAGCCTGACCCAATATCATAAACAGGCAATATTAAAAGTCAGTAACATTGGTCCTTTACTGCCAAAAGACATGAACAGCCAAATTTTTGAATCTATGGTGTCTATCAGGCCTCAAGGTATTAATGGTAAGCCTCATCTTGGTTTAGGCTTATACATTGCCCGATTAGTTACCGACTTTCACCATGGCAGCATTAAAGCAACCAACATAATAGAGAACGACATTGAAGGGGTTGAAATATGCCTGACGTTACCTTTGAGTGATGAAAAATAG
- the pdsR gene encoding proteobacterial dedicated sortase system response regulator encodes MKRIAIVEDEAAIRENYKDVLQQQGYSVQAYANRPAAMLAFNARLPDLAIIDIGLEHEIDGGFTLCQALRAMSSSLPIIFLTARDSDFDTVCGLRLGADDYLTKEVSFPHLMARIAALFRRSELIGSSPIEDNLLERGHLTIDGNRIQVYWKSQPIELTVTEFWMVHAMAKHPGHVRSRQDLMQEAKIYVDDSTITSHVKRIRKKFIVIDAEFDCIDTVYGMGYRWDNI; translated from the coding sequence ATGAAACGAATTGCCATTGTTGAAGACGAAGCCGCTATCCGCGAAAACTACAAAGATGTCCTGCAACAGCAAGGGTATAGTGTTCAAGCCTATGCAAATCGCCCCGCAGCCATGCTCGCCTTTAATGCCCGCTTACCAGACCTAGCCATTATTGATATTGGTTTAGAGCATGAAATAGACGGCGGCTTTACCCTATGCCAGGCACTGCGTGCAATGTCGAGCAGCCTACCAATCATCTTTTTAACCGCACGCGACAGTGACTTTGACACCGTGTGTGGTCTGCGTTTAGGGGCCGATGATTATTTAACAAAAGAAGTCAGTTTCCCCCATTTAATGGCCCGTATTGCCGCCCTGTTTCGCCGTTCAGAATTAATCGGTTCAAGCCCAATAGAAGACAACTTACTTGAGCGCGGCCACCTCACCATCGATGGCAATCGCATTCAGGTATATTGGAAATCGCAACCCATTGAACTGACCGTGACCGAGTTTTGGATGGTTCATGCCATGGCCAAACATCCAGGACATGTGCGCAGCCGTCAGGATTTAATGCAAGAAGCTAAAATTTACGTCGACGACAGCACGATCACCTCGCACGTTAAGCGCATTAGGAAAAAGTTTATCGTCATCGACGCTGAATTTGACTGTATCGATACCGTTTATGGCATGGGCTACCGCTGGGACAATATCTAA
- the pdsO gene encoding sortase-associated OmpA-like protein PdsO: protein MKKQLIAATIISTMMISNVSWANDNDNDMSEEREHTEELVGLSSGILLGAVIGGPVGAIIGAFTGTFIGKSVGDEAELSVQKQQLVQQEQKLTQTNEQLMALSTKQQSLEQVSEKYYQLQSNLAEQKANQQQTLNELTIGMNVQFKTGSSHIEPLFEQQLDNVAYMMSLSPELTIDLTGYADRRGDNDFNQALSEQRLAEVTQYLVTQGIARERLHGQAYGSTLPMHQEQNFENDFFDRRVTLKLLAPGAELAAN, encoded by the coding sequence ATGAAAAAGCAACTTATTGCCGCAACAATTATTTCTACCATGATGATTTCAAACGTCAGTTGGGCAAATGACAATGACAATGACATGAGCGAAGAGCGCGAACACACAGAAGAGCTAGTGGGTTTGAGCTCTGGGATTTTACTCGGTGCTGTTATCGGCGGCCCAGTGGGTGCCATTATTGGTGCATTTACCGGTACGTTTATTGGTAAGTCGGTTGGCGATGAAGCAGAACTCAGCGTCCAGAAACAACAATTAGTGCAGCAAGAACAAAAATTAACGCAAACTAACGAGCAATTAATGGCATTGAGCACTAAGCAGCAGTCGTTGGAGCAAGTGTCGGAGAAATATTATCAATTACAGTCTAACTTGGCTGAACAAAAAGCGAATCAACAACAAACGCTTAATGAGTTAACCATTGGAATGAATGTGCAGTTTAAAACCGGTTCGAGCCATATTGAGCCGTTATTTGAACAACAATTAGATAATGTGGCTTACATGATGAGCTTGTCACCAGAATTGACCATAGATTTAACCGGTTATGCCGACCGCCGTGGCGATAATGATTTCAACCAAGCCTTGTCTGAACAGCGTTTAGCTGAAGTGACACAATACTTAGTTACCCAAGGCATTGCCCGCGAGCGTTTGCATGGACAGGCTTATGGTTCAACGTTGCCAATGCACCAGGAACAAAATTTTGAAAACGACTTTTTTGATCGTCGGGTGACGCTCAAGTTATTAGCCCCAGGTGCTGAACTTGCTGCTAACTAA
- a CDS encoding marine proteobacterial sortase target protein: MRPLFLISHLSIKPVCKSLCFGLLFVIYASITTAFASPSGYQEDDITQGTLEYFQQNQVIQAFALDTQVSMDVSGLLNRVTVKQVFINDSDQWVNGRYLFPLPETAAVDSMQLRIGDKVIAGQIQPKKQALQTFETAKKQGKQASLLQQQRRNLFTSDVANLGPHEQLVVEISYQQKVEYRDGLFSLRFPLAITPRYNPQADRTTEQPPLAMPSSANTATSVKQVIPELNVKMQVNIDAGFELTSLNSLYHPIKQSIAGNHYSVNFDGKQIADRDFVLQWQANVGALPQAATFYQTGKTHVINNSVGHEQTAQRQPNPVDNNMYSLLMLMPPSVEVSEQHLIARELILVIDTSGSMSGQSITQAKQALQFALAGLRDIDSFNIIEFNSDVTMLSATPLSANSRNIGKANRFIQSLDADGGTEMRSALQTALVDSVQQDSDQTDAHSEMLRQVIFMTDGAVGNEHELYQLINDQLGDSRLFTVGIGSAPNSDFMRRAATMGRGTFTYIGNESEVQQKIEQLLNKIEQPVLTNIGLYYLDGSVPDYWPTTISDLYQNEPLWVSIKSASHQQQPIIVSGNINGQYWQQQLDFEENQAAKGIDLLWANAQITSLELYKDNASRDRVNKQVEALGLLYHLVTSQTSLVAVDVTPVNPLIDSPIDVQLQPHMPHGLNASQSSQVLPQTGTASRLWLLIGFSLLGLGLLHYLWLRQRLPGQLLVIESHD, translated from the coding sequence ATGCGCCCGTTGTTTTTAATCTCACATTTGTCTATTAAACCTGTTTGTAAATCGCTGTGTTTTGGTTTGTTGTTTGTCATTTATGCCAGTATTACAACGGCATTTGCATCACCGTCTGGGTATCAAGAAGACGATATCACTCAAGGAACATTAGAGTACTTTCAACAAAATCAAGTGATACAAGCTTTTGCGCTAGATACACAAGTGAGCATGGATGTGTCGGGATTACTCAATCGGGTCACCGTTAAGCAAGTGTTTATCAATGATTCTGATCAATGGGTGAATGGGCGATACCTATTTCCGTTACCTGAAACTGCAGCTGTCGATAGCATGCAGTTACGCATTGGCGACAAAGTCATAGCAGGACAAATACAACCTAAAAAACAAGCATTACAGACTTTTGAAACTGCCAAGAAACAAGGTAAACAAGCGAGTTTGTTACAGCAACAACGACGCAATTTGTTTACCTCAGATGTGGCCAATTTAGGGCCACACGAGCAACTCGTGGTAGAAATTAGTTATCAACAAAAGGTTGAGTATCGTGATGGGCTGTTTAGTTTACGTTTTCCATTAGCGATAACACCGCGTTATAACCCGCAAGCAGATCGCACTACCGAGCAGCCGCCATTGGCCATGCCATCGAGCGCTAATACGGCGACATCTGTTAAACAAGTAATACCTGAACTAAATGTGAAGATGCAGGTGAACATTGATGCCGGTTTTGAACTAACCTCATTAAACAGTCTTTATCATCCGATTAAACAGTCTATTGCCGGTAATCATTACAGTGTTAACTTTGACGGCAAGCAAATTGCTGACCGTGATTTTGTGCTGCAATGGCAGGCTAACGTAGGGGCATTACCACAAGCCGCGACGTTTTATCAAACCGGTAAAACCCATGTGATAAACAATAGCGTTGGACATGAACAGACAGCACAAAGACAACCAAATCCGGTTGATAACAATATGTACTCGCTCTTGATGTTAATGCCGCCGAGTGTGGAAGTGAGCGAGCAACACCTTATTGCCAGAGAACTGATTTTAGTTATCGATACGTCTGGTTCTATGTCTGGCCAGTCTATTACTCAAGCCAAGCAAGCATTACAGTTCGCACTAGCGGGACTGCGTGACATCGACAGCTTTAATATTATTGAATTTAATAGTGACGTAACAATGTTATCTGCCACGCCATTGTCTGCTAATAGCCGTAATATTGGTAAAGCAAACCGATTTATTCAGTCACTAGATGCTGATGGCGGCACCGAAATGCGCAGTGCATTACAAACTGCGCTGGTGGACAGCGTACAGCAAGATTCAGATCAAACCGATGCTCACAGCGAAATGTTACGCCAAGTGATTTTTATGACCGACGGTGCCGTTGGCAACGAACATGAGTTGTATCAGCTTATTAATGATCAATTGGGTGACAGCCGATTATTCACGGTCGGAATTGGCTCTGCACCGAATTCCGATTTTATGCGCCGAGCGGCAACAATGGGTCGAGGAACATTTACCTATATTGGCAATGAGTCTGAAGTGCAGCAAAAAATTGAACAATTACTTAATAAAATTGAGCAACCCGTGCTGACCAATATTGGCTTGTATTATCTTGATGGCAGTGTCCCGGATTATTGGCCGACCACCATTAGCGATTTATACCAAAATGAACCCCTTTGGGTAAGTATTAAATCGGCGTCACACCAACAACAGCCCATCATAGTGTCTGGCAATATTAATGGTCAATATTGGCAACAACAACTTGATTTTGAAGAAAATCAAGCAGCTAAGGGGATTGATTTGTTATGGGCAAATGCGCAAATAACATCACTTGAGCTTTATAAAGACAATGCCAGCCGCGACCGCGTCAATAAGCAAGTTGAAGCATTAGGCTTGTTGTATCACTTAGTGACCAGTCAAACCAGTTTAGTTGCGGTGGATGTGACACCGGTTAACCCATTAATTGATAGCCCTATAGATGTGCAGTTACAGCCGCATATGCCCCATGGATTAAATGCATCGCAGTCGTCGCAAGTATTGCCACAAACCGGTACCGCTAGTCGATTATGGTTATTAATTGGTTTTAGTTTGCTTGGCTTAGGATTGTTGCACTATTTATGGTTAAGGCAGCGCTTACCAGGCCAATTGTTAGTGATTGAATCACATGATTAA
- a CDS encoding class GN sortase produces MQRTISPTKHWIVIVLLSVLGCALLLQGGYMQAKAHFAQFLIERAFEKTLADSQPHKPWSWADTHPVAKMRVLQQHNDSLQPLGSDLYVLAGASGRNLAFGPGLMLAGAALGEQGNMIIAGHRDSHFMRLQYVKVGDMIELYSTAGERVLYQITTTHVVHETDLDVLAPTAESHLTLITCYPFDQLSGNAEYRYIVEAKPIDTKPRYSVS; encoded by the coding sequence ATGCAGCGAACAATATCACCGACCAAGCATTGGATTGTGATTGTGCTTCTAAGCGTACTGGGATGTGCATTATTATTACAGGGAGGTTATATGCAAGCTAAAGCCCATTTTGCCCAGTTTTTAATTGAACGGGCTTTTGAAAAAACCTTGGCAGATAGCCAACCACATAAACCCTGGTCTTGGGCAGACACTCATCCGGTAGCTAAGATGCGTGTGTTGCAACAACACAATGATAGCTTGCAACCTTTAGGCAGTGACTTATACGTATTAGCGGGGGCCTCTGGGCGTAATTTAGCCTTTGGCCCTGGATTAATGTTAGCGGGGGCGGCGTTGGGTGAGCAGGGCAATATGATAATTGCCGGCCATCGAGACAGTCATTTTATGCGTTTACAATACGTTAAGGTTGGCGACATGATTGAGCTTTATAGCACTGCAGGTGAGCGAGTGTTATATCAAATTACTACCACGCATGTGGTGCATGAAACCGACTTAGATGTGCTGGCTCCCACAGCAGAAAGTCATTTAACCTTGATAACCTGTTATCCGTTTGACCAACTGAGTGGCAATGCCGAATATCGCTATATTGTTGAAGCTAAACCAATCGATACAAAACCGCGATACAGTGTGAGTTAG
- the ilvN gene encoding acetolactate synthase small subunit, with translation MRRIISVLLENQPGALSRVVGLFSQRGYNIESLTVAPTEDVTLSRLNITVIADANILEQIEKQLHKLIDILKVANITESAYIEREIALVKVKAQGDQREEVKRTADIFRGQIVDVTANIYTIQMVGTSDKIDAFIHAITDMTKVIEISRSGVVGLARGEKSMRA, from the coding sequence ATGCGTCGTATTATTTCTGTATTACTTGAAAACCAACCAGGCGCTTTGTCACGAGTGGTGGGATTATTTTCTCAACGCGGTTACAACATCGAAAGCTTAACCGTTGCGCCGACTGAAGATGTGACCTTGTCACGCTTAAATATTACCGTGATTGCTGATGCCAATATTCTTGAGCAAATTGAAAAACAATTGCATAAGCTTATCGATATTTTGAAAGTGGCTAACATTACCGAGTCGGCCTATATTGAACGTGAAATTGCCTTAGTTAAAGTGAAAGCTCAAGGCGATCAACGCGAAGAAGTCAAACGCACTGCTGATATTTTTCGTGGCCAAATCGTTGATGTTACCGCCAATATTTATACGATCCAAATGGTCGGAACCAGCGATAAAATTGATGCGTTTATCCATGCGATCACCGATATGACCAAAGTGATTGAAATATCGCGTTCTGGTGTGGTTGGTTTAGCCCGAGGTGAAAAATCAATGAGAGCCTAA
- a CDS encoding acetolactate synthase 3 large subunit, with amino-acid sequence MEKLSGASMIVRSLIDEGVSHIFGYPGGSVLDIYDSLHKISGIEHILVRHEQAAVHMADGYARATGKVGVVLVTSGPGATNAITGIATAYMDSIPLVVLSGQVPSNLIGNDAFQECDMIGISRPIVKHSFLITDAKDIPETVKKAFFIAATGRPGPVVIDLPKDCLSPDILHDYVYPDSVKMRSYNPTTSGHKGQIRRGLQALLAAKKPVLYVGGGAIISGCDAQILALAERLNIPVVSTLMGLGAFPGTHKQSLGMLGMHGLYEANMAMHNTDLIFGIGVRFDDRTTNNVEKYCPNATILHIDIDPSSISKTVRVDIPIVGSADNILDGMLDLLDESKDTNDATAMAAWWSDIEIWRSRKSLEFDRTTDRIKPQQVIETLYKLTNGDAYVASDVGQHQMFAALYYPFDKPRRWINSGGLGTMGFGLPAAMGVKMAFPEATVVCVTGDGSIQMNIQELSTALQYDTPVKIINLNNRFLGMVKQWQDMIYSGRHSHSYMDSVPNFAKIAEAYGHVGMNINHPDELESKLAEALAMKDKLVFVDISVDETEHVYPMLIRGGAMNEMWLSKTEKS; translated from the coding sequence GTGGTTCGGTATTAGACATCTATGATTCTCTGCATAAAATATCTGGTATTGAACACATCCTAGTTCGTCATGAACAAGCCGCTGTGCACATGGCTGATGGTTATGCCCGTGCAACTGGCAAAGTTGGCGTCGTGTTAGTCACTTCAGGCCCTGGTGCTACCAATGCTATTACTGGTATTGCCACTGCTTACATGGATTCAATCCCACTGGTTGTGTTGTCTGGTCAAGTGCCGAGTAATTTGATTGGTAATGATGCCTTCCAAGAATGCGACATGATTGGTATTTCTCGCCCAATCGTTAAGCACAGTTTTTTAATAACAGATGCAAAAGACATTCCAGAAACGGTTAAAAAAGCCTTTTTCATTGCCGCTACCGGTCGCCCTGGCCCTGTGGTCATTGATTTGCCTAAAGACTGTTTAAGCCCAGATATACTGCATGATTATGTTTATCCGGACAGCGTTAAAATGCGTTCGTATAACCCCACTACATCGGGTCATAAAGGACAAATTCGTCGCGGTTTGCAAGCCCTGTTAGCGGCTAAAAAACCGGTATTATATGTCGGTGGTGGCGCGATTATTTCGGGTTGTGATGCACAAATACTTGCCCTTGCCGAACGTTTAAACATCCCTGTCGTGAGTACTTTGATGGGCTTAGGCGCGTTTCCTGGCACCCATAAGCAGAGTTTAGGCATGCTAGGAATGCATGGTTTATACGAAGCGAATATGGCAATGCACAACACCGATTTAATCTTTGGTATTGGGGTCCGTTTTGACGACCGCACCACCAACAATGTTGAAAAATATTGTCCTAACGCCACCATTTTACACATCGATATTGATCCATCTTCTATCTCTAAAACGGTTCGGGTCGATATTCCAATTGTTGGCTCTGCCGACAATATTTTAGACGGCATGTTAGATCTACTTGATGAATCCAAGGACACCAATGATGCTACTGCTATGGCAGCATGGTGGAGTGACATTGAAATTTGGCGTTCACGAAAGAGCTTAGAGTTCGATCGCACTACAGATAGAATCAAACCACAGCAAGTTATTGAAACATTGTACAAACTCACCAATGGTGACGCTTATGTGGCGTCGGATGTCGGCCAACATCAAATGTTTGCCGCGTTATATTATCCGTTCGATAAACCACGCCGTTGGATTAACTCAGGTGGATTAGGCACCATGGGCTTTGGTTTGCCTGCGGCAATGGGCGTTAAAATGGCGTTCCCTGAAGCGACTGTAGTGTGCGTTACGGGTGATGGTTCTATCCAAATGAATATTCAGGAGCTTTCAACGGCACTGCAATATGATACTCCGGTTAAAATTATCAACTTAAACAACCGCTTCCTTGGCATGGTGAAACAGTGGCAGGACATGATTTATTCAGGTCGTCATTCCCATTCTTATATGGATTCTGTGCCTAACTTTGCCAAAATTGCTGAAGCCTATGGCCATGTGGGAATGAACATTAATCATCCAGATGAATTAGAATCTAAGCTGGCTGAAGCGTTGGCGATGAAAGACAAGTTAGTGTTTGTTGATATCAGCGTAGACGAGACTGAACATGTGTACCCAATGCTGATTCGCGGCGGCGCGATGAACGAAATGTGGCTAAGCAAAACGGAGAAAAGCTAA